Proteins encoded by one window of Lathyrus oleraceus cultivar Zhongwan6 chromosome 1, CAAS_Psat_ZW6_1.0, whole genome shotgun sequence:
- the LOC127100719 gene encoding pentatricopeptide repeat-containing protein At1g18485, protein MISVSPPRLSFSFHNDNLTLHSRTITSLNINNKTKNPLGSFTPPNSSLLSTPTISTHENAAKQPYPLQHFHNLCTTGNLNEAFNFLQSNLDDVVSSSNLKPEEAIGIVLQACGRHRNIELGRRVHDFVSTSSIFRNDAVLITRILTMYSNCGSPYDSRFVFDASRKKNLFLWNALLSAYSRNALFRDAVFMFVELISLTEFSPDNFTLPCVIKACAGLSDVKLGEAIHAFALKTKLFSDVFVGNAFVAMYGKFGFVENALKVFDRMPERNLVSWNSMMYAYSENGDFEESCGLFKRLIIGDEGLVPDVATMVTMIPLCAAQGEVKLGMLLHGLALKLGLVGELKVNNSLMDMYSKCGYLCEARILFDFIEEKNVVSWNSMIGGYSKEGDFRRTFELLRNMQMEEKVRVNEVTVLNVLPVCVEEIQFLKLKEIHGYSLRHGFLQSDELVANAMVAGYAKCGSLDYAEGVFVGMESKTVSSWNAMIGGHAQNGFPGKALDLYLLMRDSGLHPDWFTIGSLLSACARLKSLSYGKEIHGFMIRNGLELDEFVEISTVSLYVQCGKMLQAKLFFDDMEEKSLVCWNTMITGSSQNELPCDALDMFRQMLSSKVWPDEISIMGALGACSQVSALRLGKELHCFATKAHLTRNSFVTCSLIDMYAKCGCIEQSQNIFDRVYKKDKVSWNVLITGYGINGHGLKAIELFKSMQSACYRPDSITFIGLLMACNHAGLVAEGLEYLAQMQSLYGIKPKLEHYACVVDMLGRAGRLNEAMKLVNELPDKPDSGIWSSLLSSCRNYGDLDIGEEVAKKLLELGPGKPENYVLISNLYARLEKWDEVRKVRQRMKDIGLQKDAGCSWIEIGGKVYRFVVADGSLLESKKIKQIWTKLEKKINKIGYKPDTSCVLHELEEEEKINILRNHSEKLAISFGLLNTAKGTTLRVCKNLRICVDCHNAIKLVSKVDKREIIVRDNKRFHHFRKGFCSCGDYW, encoded by the coding sequence ATGATTTCAGTGTCGCCTCCACGTCTATCATTCTCATTTCATAACGATAACCTTACCCTTCACAGCAGAACCATTACAAGTctaaacatcaacaacaaaacaaaaaacCCTCTTGGTTCATTCACACCTCCAAATTCATCCCTCTTATCTACTCCCACAATCTCAACCCATGAAAATGCAGCTAAACAACCTTATCCTCTCCAACATTTTCACAATCTCTGCACCACCGGAAACCTCAATGAAGCCTTCAACTTCCTTCAGTCAAATCTCGACGACGTCGTTTCATCTTCTAACCTTAAACCAGAAGAAGCTATCGGCATCGTATTACAAGCATGCGGACGCCACCGAAACATTGAACTCGGTCGAAGAGTACACGACTTTGTTTCCACGTCATCCATTTTCCGAAACGACGCCGTTCTCATCACTCGCATTCTCACCATGTACTCTAACTGTGGCTCTCCCTATGATTCCCGTTTCGTCTTCGACGCGTCGCGGAAAAAGAATCTTTTCCTCTGGAACGCGCTTCTCAGCGCTTACTCCAGGAACGCGCTTTTCCGCGACGCGGTTTTTATGTTTGTGGAATTAATTTCTTTGACGGAGTTTTCGCCGGATAACTTCACGCTGCCGTGCGTTATTAAGGCGTGTGCGGGGCTCTCTGATGTTAAACTTGGAGAAGCCATTCACGCGTTTGCGTTGAAGACGAAGCTTTTCTCCGATGTGTTTGTTGGGAACGCGTTTGTTGCTATGTATGGGAAGTTTGGGTTTGTGGAGAATGCACTTAAGGTGTTTGATAGAATGCCTGAGAGAAACTTGGTTTCGTGGAACTCGATGATGTATGCGTATTCTGAGAATGGTGATTTTGAAGAGAGTTGTGGTTTATTTAAGAGGCTTATAATTGGCGATGAAGGTTTGGTGCCCGATGTTGCTACGATGGTGACAATGATACCTTTGTGTGCAGCACAAGGTGAAGTTAAATTGGGGATGTTGCTTCATGGTTTGGCTTTGAAACTTGGCCTTGTTGGAGAATTGAAGGTCAATAATTCTCTCATGGATATGTATTCGAAATGCGGTTACTTATGTGAAGCTCGAATTCTGTTTGATTTCATTGAGGAGAAGAATGTTGTTTCATGGAATTCTATGATCGGGGGATACTCTAAGGAAGGAGATTTTCGCAGAACTTTTGAGTTGTTAAGGAACATGCAGATGGAAGAGAAGGTAAGGGTGAATGAGGTGACTGTATTGAATGTTTTACCGGTTTGTGTGGAAGAGATTCAGTTTTTGAAATTGAAGGAGATTCATGGTTATTCTTTAAGGCACGGATTCCTTCAGAGTGATGAATTGGTTGCCAATGCTATGGTTGCTGGATATGCAAAGTGTGGTTCACTGGATTACGCTGAGGGTGTGTTTGTTGGTATGGAGTCGAAAACGGTGAGTTCTTGGAATGCGATGATCGGTGGTCATGCGCAGAATGGTTTTCCTGGAAAGGCTTTGGATTTGTACCTTTTGATGAGAGATTCTGGCTTGCATCCTGATTGGTTTACAATTGGTAGTCTTCTTTCGGCTTGTGCTCGACTGAAATCCCTGTCTTATGGGAAAGAGATTCATGGTTTTATGATCCGTAATGGTTTAGAACTCGATGAATTCGTTGAGATATCGACAGTGTCGCTTTATGTTCAATGTGGGAAAATGTTACAAGCAAAATTGTTTTTTGATGATATGGAAGAGAAAAGTTTGGTGTGCTGGAATACTATGATAACTGGCTCTTCACAGAACGAGCTCCCTTGCGACGCCCTTGATATGTTTCGTCAAATGCTTTCAAGTAAGGTTTGGCCTGATGAGATTTCCATAATGGGTGCTTTGGGAGCTTGTTCGCAGGTGTCGGCGTTGCGACTGGGCAAAGAACTTCACTGCTTTGCAACGAAAGCTCATCTCACAAGAAACAGCTTTGTTACTTGTTCGTTGATAGACATGTATGCAAAATGTGGATGCATAGAACAATCTCAGAACATTTTTGACAGAGTATATAAGAAAGACAAAGTGTCATGGAATGTTTTAATTACAGGATATGGAATTAATGGTCATGGACTGAAGGCTATAGAGCTATTTAAGTCAATGCAAAGTGCGTGCTACAGACCAGATTCTATCACGTTCATAGGATTGTTAATGGCTTGTAACCATGCAGGTTTAGTAGCAGAAGGCTTAGAATATCTTGCTCAGATGCAGAGTTTGTATGGTATAAAGCCAAAACTAGAGCATTATGCATGTGTGGTTGATATGCTTGGTCGTGCAGGACGATTGAATGAAGCTATGAAGCTTGTGAACGAGCTTCCAGACAAACCCGATTCTGGGATTTGGAGTTCGTTGCTCAGTTCTTGTAGAAATTACGGCGATTTGGATATTGGAGAGGAAGTTGCTAAAAAGTTATTAGAATTGGGACCAGGCAAACCTGAGAATTATGTATTGATATCAAACTTGTATGCTAGATTAGAAAAATGGGATGAAGTGAGAAAAGTGAGGCAGAGGATGAAGGATATTGGCCTTCAGAAAGATGCAGGTTGTAGTTGGATTGAAATAGGAGGAAAGGTTTATAGATTTGTTGTTGCTGATGGATCTCTTTTGGAATCAAAGAAAATTAAACAGATTTGGACTAAATTGGAGaaaaagataaacaaaattgGATATAAACCCGACACAAGTTGTGTGCTTCATGAACTCGAAGAAGAGGAAAAGATTAACATACTGAGAAACCATAGTGAAAAGCTTGCAATTTCTTTTGGTTTATTGAATACAGCTAAAGGTACAACATTGAGGGTTTGCAAAAATCTGCGCATTTGTGTAGACTGTCACAATGCTATTAAGTTAGTATCAAAGGTTGATAAAAGGGAAATTATTGTGAGGGACAACAAGCGCTTTCATCATTTCAGAAAGGGATTTTGTAGCTGTGGTGATTACTGGTAA